The proteins below come from a single Arthrobacter crystallopoietes genomic window:
- a CDS encoding extracellular solute-binding protein, with amino-acid sequence MRKLAPITGFAIVGALLLSGCGSAANEADAAADDTLIVYTNSNSDGRGEWLTAEADKAGFDIEIVGAGGGDATNKIIAEKGNPVADVVFGLNNMYFEQLKAADTIAPYTPAWSGEVDAALADPAAEKSYWPLVQQGIVLAYNADALSAGEAPQEWTDLWTEDEFKKRYESVTGLGGATTQLVFAGILNDYKDPNGDLGISDEGWAQVEAYFDNGSPSVADKDLYARMADGEVDMGQMWSSGLTAREAEYGVDTEIMTPEAGVPFAVEQIGIIKGTENKDQAAEFIDWFGSAEVQGSWAKEFNAMPVNTAAIEQADPEVVKFHEELKRQDIDWTFAQENMGAWVEKIELEYMN; translated from the coding sequence ATGCGGAAGCTCGCTCCCATTACCGGATTCGCCATCGTCGGCGCACTGCTGCTCAGCGGATGCGGCTCGGCAGCCAATGAGGCCGATGCCGCCGCTGATGACACACTGATCGTCTACACGAACTCCAACTCGGACGGCCGCGGGGAATGGCTGACCGCGGAAGCGGATAAGGCAGGCTTCGATATCGAGATCGTCGGCGCGGGCGGCGGGGATGCCACGAACAAGATCATTGCGGAGAAGGGCAACCCGGTGGCGGACGTCGTCTTCGGCCTGAACAACATGTACTTCGAGCAGCTCAAGGCTGCGGACACCATAGCCCCCTACACGCCGGCTTGGTCGGGCGAGGTGGACGCGGCGCTGGCCGACCCGGCAGCGGAAAAATCCTACTGGCCGCTCGTGCAGCAGGGCATTGTCCTGGCGTACAACGCCGACGCTCTCTCCGCCGGAGAGGCTCCCCAGGAATGGACGGACCTCTGGACCGAGGATGAGTTCAAGAAGCGCTACGAGTCCGTCACCGGCTTGGGCGGAGCGACCACGCAGCTGGTCTTTGCCGGCATCCTGAACGATTACAAGGATCCCAACGGCGACCTGGGCATCTCGGACGAGGGCTGGGCCCAGGTCGAAGCCTACTTCGACAACGGCAGCCCCAGCGTTGCCGACAAGGATCTTTACGCCCGGATGGCCGACGGCGAGGTGGATATGGGCCAGATGTGGAGTTCGGGCCTGACCGCCCGCGAAGCCGAATACGGCGTCGACACCGAAATCATGACCCCCGAGGCCGGCGTGCCCTTCGCCGTCGAGCAGATCGGCATCATCAAGGGAACCGAGAACAAGGACCAGGCCGCGGAATTCATCGACTGGTTCGGCAGCGCAGAAGTCCAGGGCTCGTGGGCCAAGGAGTTCAACGCGATGCCTGTCAACACCGCCGCCATCGAGCAGGCCGATCCCGAGGTCGTGAAGTTCCATGAGGAGCTCAAGCGCCAGGACATCGACTGGACCTTTGCCCAGGAAAACATGGGCGCCTGGGTCGAGAAGATCGAACTCGAGTACATGAACTAA
- a CDS encoding sensor histidine kinase: MERILRYLTLTPVQQVRSESRRAVLMGQAPFTATVFLLTVIHPEPLAVLPFQLGVALAAVLLAGGVIVPWERFSRPLYLAIPLLDFVAVGLLQMGGSFEVFHLGLLTVFPVVWLVSSAGFPRWCMLASILGTLAIAWEPVLLQREDIGLGNAAHELSRVLPLPLVMLALAATVRLMVDNMAAKDEKLRSLLAETDKRERLLRTIMDTVGTGVLAVDAQGQEILSNRQQRYFQQLARTTGKASRNEERHLLFEFGSNVPLPVDQWPSRRAARGESMSDQLCTVGDKPGQRVLSTSIRYVRNAAGTVDGAVIASSDVTELINAIDARDDFMANVSHELKTPLTVILGNTELLLDDAPPAHRTRLEAVERNAVHLLHLVQDLLDSAKRTAICPVPTNVSELIAHSATDAGHRADPKGITIRTEVQPDLLLVCDPLRVRQVLDNLISNAIKYSPEDSTVVIRARQEDGYLVCRIVDQGRGMNAHEMGEAFTRFYRSPSVRKTAIPGMGLGLPIAKAIVEQHGGNIGFESTPAQGTVVSFTLPLHRELPADSRVE, encoded by the coding sequence GTGGAGCGCATTCTCAGATACCTGACCCTGACACCCGTCCAACAGGTACGGTCTGAGAGCCGGCGGGCGGTCCTGATGGGCCAGGCGCCCTTCACCGCGACCGTGTTCCTGTTGACGGTCATCCACCCGGAACCGCTGGCCGTTCTTCCTTTCCAGCTGGGAGTGGCCTTGGCTGCGGTTCTGCTCGCGGGCGGAGTAATCGTGCCGTGGGAAAGGTTCAGTCGCCCCCTGTATCTTGCGATTCCCCTCCTGGACTTCGTCGCCGTCGGGCTCCTCCAGATGGGCGGAAGCTTCGAAGTGTTCCATCTGGGGTTGCTCACCGTGTTTCCCGTCGTTTGGCTGGTTTCCTCCGCCGGCTTTCCCAGATGGTGCATGCTTGCCAGCATTCTGGGCACGCTCGCCATCGCTTGGGAACCCGTCCTCTTACAGCGTGAAGACATAGGTCTTGGAAATGCCGCGCATGAGCTCTCCCGTGTTCTGCCGCTCCCCTTGGTGATGTTGGCGCTGGCCGCCACGGTTCGTCTCATGGTGGACAACATGGCCGCCAAGGATGAGAAGCTCAGATCGCTGCTGGCGGAGACGGACAAGCGGGAGCGGCTTCTGAGGACCATCATGGATACAGTCGGCACCGGCGTCCTGGCTGTGGACGCCCAGGGCCAGGAAATCCTTTCCAACAGGCAACAACGCTACTTTCAGCAATTGGCTCGAACCACCGGAAAAGCCTCACGCAATGAGGAGCGGCACCTTCTCTTCGAGTTCGGCAGCAACGTCCCGTTGCCTGTCGACCAATGGCCCTCCCGACGGGCCGCCCGGGGGGAGTCGATGTCAGACCAGCTTTGCACGGTCGGTGACAAGCCGGGACAACGCGTCCTCTCCACGTCGATCCGGTACGTACGCAACGCCGCCGGAACTGTTGACGGAGCGGTAATCGCTTCCTCCGACGTCACTGAACTAATCAACGCCATTGACGCTCGGGACGACTTCATGGCCAATGTCTCACACGAGTTGAAGACACCCCTGACCGTCATACTCGGAAACACCGAACTGCTTTTGGACGACGCGCCGCCCGCACACCGTACGCGCCTGGAAGCAGTGGAGCGCAACGCGGTGCACCTTCTTCACCTGGTACAGGATCTGCTTGATTCGGCGAAGCGGACCGCGATTTGCCCGGTCCCCACCAACGTCTCGGAACTCATCGCCCACAGCGCCACAGACGCCGGCCACCGGGCCGATCCCAAAGGCATCACCATCCGCACGGAAGTACAGCCGGATCTCCTGCTGGTCTGCGACCCCCTTCGTGTCCGCCAGGTCCTGGACAACCTGATCTCCAACGCAATTAAATACTCGCCTGAGGACAGCACGGTCGTAATCCGCGCCAGGCAGGAAGACGGTTACTTGGTTTGCCGCATTGTTGACCAAGGCCGCGGTATGAATGCCCACGAGATGGGCGAAGCCTTTACCCGGTTTTACCGCAGCCCGTCCGTCCGGAAAACAGCGATTCCCGGAATGGGGTTGGGACTGCCCATAGCCAAAGCCATCGTTGAACAGCACGGCGGCAACATCGGTTTCGAAAGCACACCGGCCCAAGGCACGGTGGTCTCCTTCACGCTTCCGCTACATCGGGAGTTACCTGCCGACAGCAGGGTTGAATGA
- a CDS encoding ABC transporter ATP-binding protein, producing the protein MIQLSNLRVTFDEFVAIPNLNLAIEQGEFFTLLGPSGCGKTTALRSLAGFVQPSGGSIHIGGKDVTHLPSDKRRVGMVFQNYALFPSMTVWENIAFGLRVRKENKSIREKLVREIAVRVDLAPAQLEKNVSELSGGQQQRVAIARALVLKPEILLLDEPLSNLDAQLRHQLRDQLKELQHDFGITTVYVTHDQEEALSMSDRIAVFNKGQVEQVGTPAEIYDTSATEFVCNFIGGSSVLTSDFVAATGTAANTMSTGAGTSSYLRVEKAAFDPAGAAPGAVAADAVVVSRSYFGLYSRYTVLCHGAEINVLHKENGGSGPQPGQRVTLYIDPEHILHYDTGTGLRVLPGQRQPEAAAR; encoded by the coding sequence ATGATCCAACTCAGCAATCTCCGCGTCACCTTCGATGAATTTGTCGCCATCCCCAACCTCAATCTCGCCATCGAGCAGGGCGAGTTCTTCACCCTGCTCGGACCCTCCGGCTGCGGGAAAACGACGGCGTTGCGTTCCCTCGCAGGTTTCGTCCAGCCATCCGGCGGCAGCATCCATATCGGCGGCAAGGACGTCACGCACCTGCCCAGCGACAAACGCCGTGTCGGCATGGTGTTCCAGAACTACGCGCTCTTCCCCTCCATGACCGTCTGGGAGAACATCGCCTTTGGCCTCCGGGTCCGCAAAGAAAACAAGAGCATCCGCGAGAAACTGGTACGGGAGATCGCCGTCCGCGTGGACCTCGCCCCGGCACAGCTGGAAAAGAATGTCTCCGAACTGTCCGGCGGCCAGCAGCAGCGCGTGGCGATCGCGCGGGCGCTGGTGCTCAAACCGGAAATCCTGCTGCTAGACGAACCACTATCCAACCTCGATGCCCAGCTGCGCCACCAGCTCCGCGACCAGCTCAAGGAGCTCCAGCACGACTTCGGCATCACCACGGTCTACGTCACGCATGACCAGGAAGAGGCCCTTTCCATGAGTGACCGCATCGCGGTCTTCAACAAGGGGCAGGTGGAACAGGTGGGCACTCCGGCCGAGATCTACGACACCTCGGCCACCGAGTTCGTCTGCAACTTCATCGGTGGGAGCTCCGTCCTGACCTCCGATTTCGTCGCCGCGACCGGTACTGCTGCCAACACCATGAGCACGGGCGCGGGCACCTCGTCCTACCTCCGCGTGGAAAAGGCCGCCTTCGATCCCGCCGGCGCGGCGCCAGGTGCCGTGGCGGCGGACGCCGTCGTGGTTTCCCGCAGTTACTTCGGCCTGTACAGCCGCTACACGGTCCTTTGCCACGGCGCTGAGATCAACGTGCTGCACAAGGAAAACGGCGGCAGCGGGCCACAGCCGGGCCAGCGTGTCACGCTCTACATAGACCCGGAGCACATCCTCCATTACGACACCGGGACCGGCCTGCGGGTGCTCCCGGGTCAGCGCCAGCCCGAGGCGGCTGCGCGATGA